A region from the Bacteroidota bacterium genome encodes:
- the def gene encoding peptide deformylase has product MILPIYTMGDEVLRREAVDLHERTPETDVLIKNMFETMYQADGIGLAAPQVGKSINLLVLDISMLEDGEGTDPMAIINPVFLDKQGSCSMEEGCLSVPGINDLVERPEIITLRYLDDQFRERTATFDGMLARVIQHEYDHLRGTLFVDYLSAFRKTMLKGKFRNIQKGNVDVDYVIADKTGV; this is encoded by the coding sequence ATGATTTTGCCGATTTACACCATGGGAGATGAGGTGCTTCGCCGGGAAGCGGTGGATCTGCATGAACGCACACCCGAAACCGATGTGCTGATCAAAAACATGTTTGAAACCATGTATCAGGCCGATGGAATTGGTCTGGCGGCCCCTCAGGTGGGAAAATCCATCAATCTGCTGGTCCTGGATATTTCCATGCTGGAAGATGGGGAAGGAACCGACCCCATGGCCATTATCAATCCGGTATTTCTGGATAAACAGGGTTCCTGTTCCATGGAAGAAGGCTGCCTGTCGGTTCCCGGAATCAATGACCTGGTGGAACGGCCCGAGATCATTACCCTGCGATATCTGGATGACCAGTTCCGTGAGCGGACCGCCACTTTTGATGGCATGCTGGCCCGGGTCATTCAGCATGAATATGATCATTTACGCGGAACCCTCTTTGTTGATTACCTCTCGGCTTTCAGAAAAACCATGCTGAAAGGGAAATTCCGAAACATACAAAAAGGCAATGTCGATGTTGATTACGTCATTGCCGACAAAACCGGTGTCTGA
- the ruvX gene encoding Holliday junction resolvase RuvX: MTGYYLALDLGDVRVGLAKSDPLGLFATPLPFVPIRELESAIRTHLPACKGLVIGHPVNLKGETAQKAQWVETMVEKIRVAFPDLPIHMVDERFTTVIAGQKIRESGMPKKKREEKGKVDSWAAAEILQSFLDRQVR, encoded by the coding sequence ATGACCGGTTATTATCTGGCACTCGATCTGGGCGACGTCCGGGTCGGACTTGCCAAATCGGATCCGCTCGGGTTATTTGCAACACCGCTTCCGTTTGTTCCCATACGCGAACTTGAATCGGCCATCCGTACCCACCTTCCAGCCTGCAAGGGGCTTGTGATCGGTCACCCGGTGAATCTGAAGGGAGAAACGGCCCAGAAAGCCCAATGGGTGGAAACGATGGTGGAAAAAATCAGGGTAGCCTTTCCCGATTTACCCATCCACATGGTAGATGAACGGTTCACAACCGTGATAGCCGGACAGAAAATCAGGGAATCGGGGATGCCAAAGAAAAAACGGGAAGAGAAGGGGAAGGTCGATTCCTGGGCAGCCGCCGAAATTTTGCAAAGTTTTCTGGACCGGCAGGTCCGCTGA
- a CDS encoding HU family DNA-binding protein, producing the protein MKPRVRTLTKKDVAKKVADDHDERLYHTTRWVDATFTALRDMMLNSQEEIRIEIRDFGVFEVKLTRPKPKARNPKTGDTVYIPWRKKTHFKPSKLIRESLQQPLTDTEVREIMEEE; encoded by the coding sequence ATGAAACCCAGAGTTCGGACACTGACGAAAAAAGATGTGGCAAAAAAGGTGGCCGATGACCACGATGAACGGTTGTACCATACCACCCGGTGGGTCGATGCCACTTTCACGGCTCTGCGGGATATGATGCTGAACAGTCAGGAAGAAATCAGAATCGAGATCAGGGATTTTGGTGTGTTCGAGGTGAAGCTCACTCGGCCGAAACCCAAAGCAAGAAATCCGAAAACCGGCGATACGGTTTATATACCCTGGCGGAAAAAAACCCACTTTAAACCAAGTAAACTCATCAGGGAAAGCCTGCAGCAACCACTGACCGATACCGAGGTCCGTGAAATCATGGAAGAGGAATGA